The Megalobrama amblycephala isolate DHTTF-2021 linkage group LG18, ASM1881202v1, whole genome shotgun sequence genome segment AGTAAATATGTGGCTCCCTCTAGCGGTTACACATCTACCATACTTTCCCTACGATTCAGAACTGTTTTGATAATGCTTGCCTTAGCCTTTTGTTCAGTTATGGGGTGTTATCTTAAAGTCAGAAAGTAAATACTTAAGGAAACATTTATcgatttatttaaaacaaaagtaTCGAGTGAAATAAGATATTCTTGCTTTTGCTTGACTTCAGTGTTGTAATATTGTGATCACGATCCAAACAAGAGAGTTTATTGTTTAATGACACTGAGGGTAGGGAGTTTATTAGTGTTTTATCACTTTTAAACCACTAACAAACTTTAATCTATCAGCTGGCAGAGAAACAACTAATTCTCTGCAATGATAACTGCTTTCTGTTGGCCAATAAGGTTAAGATACTGCCAAATATTACAAGTTTTACAGATAGTTTTATGATGGCTTTGATTTCTCAAGAGCAGATACTGCACCAACAAAAGCTTGCATAACATCagttttgttttactttaatCTTGTATGGTGAGGCGGGTATGATTGTGTTTGAATTGCAGGGCACAAAAGTCCATCTTGtataatacagtaaatatttcTCTAACTAATGCTCAGAGTATCCTAAAATAAGCATACAAAGTCAGCAGAAATAACCTTTGagcatgaagaatgtgaatGCAGTCAAGCTTACAACCAATCATTTTAATGGTTACAATTCAAGATCACAAGTTCACAAATGTTTTGGCAagctaaatatttatttagcttCATAAAGCTGGAACGTATACAGATAGTAAAATTCTGTTCTGTGGAAGGATTTGAGGTCAAAATCTGTTTATCTTAGTGAGATAAacaaaatgactgaacagatacTGAAAATCTGATATGAAGACCTCATAAATGATGATACAATTACTTTCAAGAAAACTGGCATGTACAAGTCAgagctttttaaaatgtaatttcatgtAGTAGAAATTTTACAGTATGCCTCTTATAATGTCTCATATATTTTGGAAAAGAGTTACTTTCAGATCATATCATTATTTTCAGATGGAATGAACTGATGGCGCCTGTTTTCTTCACTCTACCATTCCTGTACAGTCTTGTCCCACACTAGCTGTCCATGCGGCTCTTTGGCTCCTTCAGGCAGCATGGCCAGATAAACAGGAGTTTCTGCTCCTTCCTCCGGACTCTTGGTAGCATTTGATCCAGCCATGTCAGTCCGCACCCATCCTGGGCAGCAAGCATTCAGGAGGATACCGTCACCTGGCCTCGTCTCGCTGAGAACTCGAGCCTGGATCTTTGACAGCACAGTCACAccaatctgaaaaaaaaaaaaaaagacagtaaaATACAGTTCATTTCCTTTTCTGACAGTTTTTGTCTGGGCTTGCTTATTGCTAAAATACACAACCTAGCAAAACAGACTCTTAGTATGTCAGGGGCTGCGCCCGAAAGtttaggcagctgacttgttgcctcgaTGACTCTGccctatcaggcaatgactttaCAGGCTGCGTTTGAGCATGAAGGGACCACACAAAACTGATTTTGGACAGACTTCTGGGGCAGCATAATGGTTTAATGATCCACAAAATAAAGGGAGCTTTGCTGATAACTgagttataatatataatttgttacatttctaTAGTGCtttctgggtactcaaagcATTTTACATATGGAAAGGGGGAATCACCTCAACCACCAATGTgaagcatccacctggatgatgcgacagTAGCCATATTGTTCCAGAATGCCCACCACACACAAGCTTATTGGTGagagagtgatgaagccaatcagtatgTGGGGATGATTAAGAGGCCatgatgatggacagaggccaatgggcaaatttggccaggatgtcggggttaaggcccgttcactccaagaatgaaaactaaaacggtaactataatgataactatatttgcgtccacaccaacgaacgataatggtctgtttattctaaacTCACACGCtgcttaaatgccctaattgaactaaggcctaatcctggcttagtctaaaggccagaacacaccaagccatgccgacgaactagtggcgacgaaagcaaactgcggggttggctcacgtcggcagcgtctgtgtccaaagttgccctgacacaccaaaccgacgctaaacagccgacggccaagtagcacgtcagttctgcgcctgcgtgagatgaaatgcctttccgaacagcagacggcagtagctgaacagccaatcagaatgatcagatggcccgacggaccgacgagctccaacgctgattcaacatgtcgaatcggccgaaaaaaagccgacgaggaccgacttcagccgacggtgcagaacacactgagaaaacttagtcggccgacgaagaaaaactgcccgacggacgaccgtcggcttggtgtgttcctgccttaagccCTGTCTGTAAAACTGGGCCgttatgttacactgtttgctagcctggcataataatctcatcgttaatacttctcaccatttattctgAGGGTATGATGACCGATTGTTTTcaatccattttctttaaagtattcttgaaaagggggtttgcagggctcgacaataaggactgcccgatggcccggGGCCAGTGCGAACGACGCTCGGGACAGTAGACCAGGGCCGTGCACCAGTGGCGATTTCTTTAAGACTGCAAGGGAAGCTCGGCTTcccttataatgtcacaaaattaatggtcaaatatgtactattgtattaacattttattgactAAAAATGCGTTAGAAAACGTTCATCTCAAAGACGAGTTCGTTCAGAATCAGTTACATATATAGCAGGTCGGCTGACTCGATTTCCTTCTCATACATTCCCGCAGCGTCACAGTGCATTTCCCTTTTGAAGCCCAGCGTCCATTGACTTCAATGGGGCTGCTTTGAACGGTTTTTTTAGCGCTTCGAAACTAGACGGTCATTGGATAAACGCTGCGATTATGTCCCGCCCACGGACGCTCAGCGTCTCTGGGGGTGAATGGGGAGTGGGCTGGCCCGGACTCCGAGCTTCTGCGTGATGATTGGAGGGTCTGTCGAAAGACTGCATCTCCTTTTGACTGACAGCGATTCTGTACTATAAGGAATCACTGAAGCTATTCGCGCTCAGTCCCATTGCGGATTTCTCAAGTTCAATCGAAATAAAAACTGCTGCAACCTATTTCTTTGATATTTGCTTGGCGAAATTGCTTGATTTTCATCATACATTTCACACAATTATACACCACAttccttgtttcagttttacagagtttaatatttttttttagatcgttcattcattcattccttcattcattcattcattcattcattcatataacGTTAGTATGCTAGGCTAGCGTCGTGGGTGAAAATTCTGCGCACGATGGCAGACGGTGCTAATATTGTCGACCTGATTTTGGCGAAGCCATTTGAAAGTTCCTTACAAGGAAAAACTTAGAATTAAACAGCAGGGCAGATCAACACCTAAGATTGATTTAGTGCAAAAGATAGGGAAAAATAACAGGTCTTTTCAGCTCTCCTGGTATGACAAAGTTAGCTGGCTGACTGGAAGTGctgtgacaaataaaatgtacttttatgaTGTAGGCCGAAAATGAGCTTCCCCTCTCTGACAGACCAGTAGCCGCCACTGCGGCGTGCACAGACCTTTTGAGGGGCATGTGCCGAAACTAAAAAAGGGcaccccccccacccccccccccccccaataaataacacaaaataatagtatcaaaagctttatatttattcactatTAATTTagacagttatatatatatatatatatatatatacacacacacagggttGCAACGGGCTTCTTTAAAACTAATTACAACAGCAATCTTCTGTGAGCCATGTGCTTGAAGACCACAGTTTATGACTTCAATGTGATCCACTGGGATGTCCCTCTCAACACACATTAATACACAGACTACGTTCTGCATGATAAAATACCCTAAAGAAGTTCACAGTGACCTGATGAccttctgtaatattttttagttactacaatattactgtagtaaaaccatgtttttctaTGTTTATACATGTGAAGACAAGCGGGGAGTAGTATACAatacaagattaaaaaaaatatctagtGAGCAAATACTTAACATCGTAAACATTAACCATACTGTGTGTCCATAtgattaaatgttaatgaattaaGTGTATCAGCAGATAGCCATCATAAAtcaaataagaaatttcttagaaatatattttacctaGCTGACGAGGATCACTCGCTTTGTGTCAAAGTCAAATGCAGTTATATGTGTGGAGCAATGTGCAATCAGTGCAAAAACATCATCACATTAGGCTACGTCATCATCAATAGGTTATGAGCGCTCAGTTTTTCCTGTTGTAAAATACgtttggccaaaatctcaatttataaaagatgtaatactaCTGTATGCACAGGCTATTTAAGGCTATTTGTATGCTATTGGCTATGACTAACTTAGatgccatcactaaataagttgttattttgtttttttggcgctccaaaaatattctcgtcactttataatattaatattgaaccactatactcacatgaactaatttaaatatgtttttagtacctttaaggatcttgagagaggaaatgtcattgctccctatggaggcctcacagagccatcggatttcaactaaaatatcttaatttgtgttccgaagattaacgaaggtcttacgggtgtggaacgacatgagggtaagtaataaatgacagaattttcatttttgggtgaactaaccctttaaagtctcATCAGAAGCACagtgctttttgacagtatagtgtctCCTGCTGACACGCTGACATCTTGAGTCTCGAGTCTGCGCATAGTGAACTTGGAGCCCGAGTCTGTGCAGTATTGAGCACGAAGTGGAGTCCGTGATATCAAGTCCCGCCCACACTACCGCAAAATCGGTTAATACTGCAGAACACCACATTATGttggtgtgaaataaacagttctggaaatgtagaaattaaagttaaagctccaatctcctCCCAAAGATCCAGAAAAAAGTCAGTTTGTGCTTCAGTGACTACTtcgctcagagaagctgtcaatctcagctgtcaatcataatGTTAAAACCTTgagtttttatagcatcaaataactaactaaaaacaaacttaCTTTAAAGAGTGAAAACTTTAATTGACATCAATGTGATAAAAACCACCTAAAATGACCGAAaccatctttaaaaaaaaaaaaaaaaaaaaaaaaaaaaagacatgaaatttGACTAGTTTGTCTCACGTCCCATGacattacatggagagggtggggtttatgacctatactgcataCTGCACCTGGAGGGGGGGCGATCGAGATGTTTTagcaaagccactggaaggcaagcctgcaacctttagccaaaaaaatttaacggctaatgctaacgctccgCCTCTGGTGGTACACAGGTAAGGAGACCAGAGAccattttttgaatggatgtcaatggatgagaggcttcactatgctgattaaacagcttttgtgggaaaatagctaatcatttaattaatggaCAGCCTATTtgctaatcttcagcatgttttacactaaacaatataCTTTCtttgggaactatatgtagattttagcttgataaaaatattttttttttagagaaagcagactagggaatgttgcgactgatgtcactgccattacacgataggctgagaggtgcaacacgtgattaagttagccgttacgctttctccagtGGTGAGAGATACAGAtcctctcatctccctataatatacaatctctggcTTTAGCTTCATTTTACAGGATGCGTGTGACACGCTTGATCAGGACCCCCAACAGatcacagggtgagcaccccctgctggcctcatttaattttaatttaataccaACTTTATCGCTAAAAATATGGGAAAAGttggtcaaaaacatacatttatacaaAAACTGATGACCAACTGCAACTTTTAgatgccatttttattttttaactcaaCTGTCATGGAATGGAACATACAGGATTGTGGGACATTAAAGGCAGCAAAGGATAcgtttatgctgccttcaaaaaacAATCAGATAAAGCTATCTCAGTAGACAGGATGTGACAAGAtcattggattcggacatgccttgTTATCTTCCTACCTCCGTATGCTGCCTCCGGAGGTagcgtttttttgtttttgttttgtttttttgtgtgttttttttttttttcaactttcGAACACAGCCACGGACAAATAAGGATGTTTGTTACCTTGGTGGTACCATAGGCAGTGTTTGGCCAGCCCTGAGCCGTATGATCCCCTGTCTGTGCAGCATGAACAAACTCTCCCATCAGCAGGCACAATTCCTCCTCTGACAAATCTTTATTTCTGAATCTGTCCAAAGGCAAacatcaaacaaaaaaaaaaaaaatcacttgacATATGCTGTTTACTTCACTTTATCGCTTATTATAAAAATTGATTCACACACTTTGCCTTTAGCTCAGCATTGCACTGTTCAAGCGATTTCTTGCTAACAAAGCTGGACACATTGACCACTCGAGCACCGGGTCGAAGTATCGGCAGAAGAGCATGACACACCCACAGCGTTCCCCAGAAGTTGGTGCGCATGGTCACCTCGGCCTGTTCTCCAAATGGCTCTGGTGCTGAATCTAGAAAAAGAAGAGAATTTCAGATGAATGTAAATGGACACAGAATGTCCTTTTGTTATAAAAAAgggaatgaaaatgaaaaaaaaatgcatttttttaaaaaaaattgaaatgcatgtttacatagaaaatatATTGAAAAGTGTGGAAACtgtggaatgcaaaaaataaaaataaaataaaaaagaatgatGTGAGTGTGAGGATTTTAGCACAGAACATTGTATAGACcaatcataatataatataatataatataataatcagtgttgggtgtaatgcattactagtaatgaattactgtaatttaattaggCTACTTTTCCCTTGAATATgtaaagtaagggattactcttaatttttctgtaatttaattacagctACTACTGATGTAGCTGCATTAAATACTGTTTAGAACaattctatataaaacaatagcgtattaaacataaaatgtaatgtctaaatgtgtttaaatgtatgtttttaatgtaacctcCCTTTAAATACTTTGTTAAGTTCaagaatattttatattatttatttgaaagaattaaaagagcagttccaTGTCTACCACTGGTCAGTATGGGATAATATGAAAGTtatgggatttagaaagtaattagtaataggtaatgcaatactttttagGGAGAATAATTAGTTAGTACCGTgatctaattacactgttgaagatgtaattagtagTAATAATTAGCTTACCCAACactgatataatataatataatataatataatataatataatataatataatatatgttttAATTGTTCTTTGACACTTTTGACACAGCATTTAAGGATGAAAGATTTACGCAGGTCTGCGTTGAAAAACAGGACATTCAAAACTGACGTTTGAAGGCAATTCCCGCGTTGTTGATCAAGAACATCCAGGCCACCGTACTTCTCCTCCAGAAACTTCTTGAGTTTTAGAGAGCTTCCCTGGTCACAAATATCAAGTTGATGGAAGATTACGTTTTTGCACCCCTCAGACTGCAGTCCAGCAATAGCCTCTTGTCCCAGTTTCTCATTCCGTGCAGTGAGGAGAATATCTCCTTTGAAACCTGCCTTGCACAGCCCTTTAACAATCGCCAGTCCGATGCCCTTATTTGCCCCCGTAACTACAGCCACTTTTTTGGACATTGTGGATTTCTATTGTCTGCTGCTAAGCGAAGAAATGAAGTCAGGAAAATCTTCTGTTTAATGTTTAGTGTTCCGCACTTGCACAGAGCGCGCGCAGCTCCTCCTCTAAAAACGTCAAGAACAAAAGAAAGTGCAAGTCATGCTTATGTTGCTATTTCATGTTTATAACATTTATTGATAGCGATGTTTTATTGCCCACGGGTAACTTAAATACAAcatgttataaaatatatgtacaaaTTTTATAGTTGTCAGAAGACTGATTAAAACACTATGTAacgtttttctttaaaatgtacaaaatttatataatgagcAAACACATCATGAATCCGTCTTCCTACGATGGACTATTTTAGACCGAGCGGGACGCCAGCCGCTAGTACGGAGTAACCCAGTAACGTAACCTGCGTCATacataaacaacagagagaagtaGATTCGGcgacaatgttcttccgcaagacgcttgaaattttatttattaaccgctagagcgCCAAAAGTTACACAAAGTACTTATATAGCCTATGTAAAATTAACGCTAAACCAAGAaacaaacattcaaataaatatttgccAAAGAATATATTACAATGAAAGTATATATTGTAAGTAGTGACTGGATGGAACAATCTTGATAGTATCATTGAGTGTGGGTCAAAAGCACATGTAGGCTAGAGAAGTCTTGTTTGTGTTCATTtgctgccatctgctgtttaaataaagcaattttATTTTGCACGTGGCATCTCAGGACAGCAGGTGCTGTAAAAGCATTTAATTCGTTATTTATTTAACGTGGTAAAGCTCAAAGGACGGTCATATTAGGATATTTGCATTTTGTTCTATTTCTGTTGTCTGTCTTGGTTGCTTATTTGCATGTTGTGTAATTTAAATGCATGGggacattaaacaaatataccaGATCTTGCCAGATTAAATATGATTGTTTAAGTTCATTGATGTGTGGTTGCCAGAGTGCTCTGGAACATAAAAGATTCTATCAGCTTTTAGCCTGTCAAGAAATGCTATAAAACCTGGCTGTAACAAGTAACAAGTTACAGGATGATGCAATGAAACAATTCATCAGCCAGCCCAGTAAATCAACAGTTGTTATTTTAACCCTATATGAGGCCTGACACATGAAATATAAgtcggaaaaaaaataaatttatggaacagtttattgaacctttagacaaaacacaccaaaaaataaaaaagctaaataaataaataaataaacatttgcgtatgtgttttttgttgaaTATCATATTTGATAGGGTACATCAGgattttatggctcatatagtatgatataCAAGAATATAAAGAATGTTaatttttcacaggaaaaaaacaccTCAGTTTTATTCAAAGGCCCAAACTGAAGGttgaaatttttaaaattatattatttactaaaaaaatataaactatcaatcaggCGACAGGAAACGTAGATTGTGTACAACATATTTTGATAATTTAAAGACCTTAgacatcaaatatgatacaggcttacattttaaatatattctttaaaataattattttggaAATTGTGCCTGAGAAAAAGAAGTTTAAGATCTAATGTGTGTTGATGCTTTGGTTTTAATATTAGAATCTATCAATCCATACCCAACTTCCCCCTGTTTTCCCCACATTTCTCAGTAAAGCGAGTAACAGAACACAAAGTAAAACTATGTGCTTGTTATCATGAATGGTGACAGTAACTGACTACTGCATTTCAGAGGGCAACACATCGTCTTGCATATGACTTATAGTCAGATGTTGTTCACAAATGTTAGGAACCTCAGCTGTTTATTGACATAATGAAATATTTGAAAACATGCACATTTTTCATCTAGAAAATAACAAAGATCCTATTTCAAAGGCAATAACTTGTTCTTAGAGCTAAAAAGTCTAAAAATATTGGTTCTCAGAGCCTGAACACTCACCCCATAAATGGCTGGATTCAGAATAGGAGGAAATATCAAGAAATAAAGTGACATAactatttgtgtttcaaagggAAGATAACTTGTGTCAAAGCGACTTTGTACAATTTCATAAAAACAGCCCACACTGTAGTTCAATATTGCAAATAAGTGTGGTGTGCAGGTCTTCAGTGCTTTTATTTTAGACTTTCTAGTGGCAGTAAAGCATATTTTTAGAATATGTCCATATGAGTAGAGGGTCATCGCAAGCTGAGGAAAAGTgtatacaacaacaaaaaacaatccAATAGCACTCACAACATTTGTGTCATCACAGGACAGTTTGACAAGAGAATAGTTGGAACAATACACTCGCCTAATTATGTTTCTACAGATTGTCAAGCGCAGAGtcagaataaaaaacaaagcgAATGCCACTAAAGGATAACCCCACGAGAAAGCAATTAGTTTATACACCCTTGTGATTGTCATAATACTGTGATACTGTAGCGGGTAGCAGATGGCCACATAGCGATCATAGCTCATCACTGACAGAATGGTGAATTCTACGGTAGCATATGTGTGCAGGAAATACGTTTGAGCCTTACAACATGCCAAAGATACCTCATGAGAAGGAGACATTAAAGTACCCATTAAGGATGGAAGCAAAGCTGTTCCACCATAGATGCCATTTACAGCCAAGTTACATAGAAAGACATACATAGGTTTATGAAGAGCCTTGTCagtaattatgataaaaatcaGAGTGGTGTTAGCAAAGAGTACATGTACAAGACAAAAAAGATCATGAAGTAAAGGTATTTAAGATCATCCATTCTGTAAAGGACCTCCAGCACGACTGATGACACAATCGATGAGTTTGTCATCTTCTTTAAATTGTTCAGCACACTGTAGTAAAAAATGGTAAATTACATTCTTGCCAAGTAGTTTAAATCAGTTGTATAAAATGGAAACAAGTTTTAAGCAGATGAACAGGCCCTCCTTGTATGTGGCTACTGTAAATATCAGAGACAggaaaaatattcataattcatttcaaaacaaatatCCTAGATTTTTCAGGTGAGCTGGATAACAGGTGAATGAAGGACTGactctcctcctcttcttctctgTTTATATTACGGGTACTGTACGTGTAACTGGAAAATTGCCTAGTGTATTGAGATCACATGATCTTTTCATTGTGATTATGTAAACAGCCTAATCTTATGGATGTTTGAATTAATACTAAACATATAAATCAATggtaaaaatattatgtttgtATACAGATTAGAATTTGTTGGTATAACTGCTAAATGGCATTAAAATTCAAATAGCTTGCTTGATTATTTCATCAGGGAAAGCACCATAGATAAAACAACAGTTTAAATATGTTagaataataaagtaaaattacatacagtacagtccaaaagtttggaaccactaagatttgtaatgtttttaaaagaagtttcatctgctcaccaaggctacatttatttaattaaaaatacagtaaaaaaaaaaaaaaaaaaaaaaaaatattgtgaaatattattacaatttaaaataacttttctatttggatatatttcacaaagtaatttattcctgtgatggcaaagctgaattttcagcatcattactccagtcttcagtgtcacatgatccttcagaaatcatgctgatctgctgctcaagaaacatttaatgtgtacaattgtacaaaatatttgtgtacaatattttttttcaggattatttgatgaatagaaagttcaaaagaacagtgtttatctgaaatctaatcttttgtaacattataaatgtctttactgccacttt includes the following:
- the cbr1l gene encoding LOW QUALITY PROTEIN: carbonyl reductase 1-like (The sequence of the model RefSeq protein was modified relative to this genomic sequence to represent the inferred CDS: deleted 1 base in 1 codon), whose product is MSKKVAVVTGANKGIGLAIVKGLCKAGFKGDILLTARNEKLGQEAIAGLQSEGCKNVIFHQLDICDQGSSLKLKKFLEEKYGGLDVLINNAGIAFKHSAPEPFGEQAEVTMRTNFWGTLWVCHALLPILRPGARVVNVSSFVSKKSLEQCNAELKAKFRNKDLSEEELCLLMGEFVHAAQTGDHTAQGWPNTAYGTTKIGVTVLSKIQARVLSETRPGDGILLNACCPGWVRTDMAGSNATKSPEEGAETPVYLAMLPEGAKEPHGQLVWDKTVQEW